A single window of [Clostridium] hylemonae DSM 15053 DNA harbors:
- a CDS encoding DUF5717 family protein produces MQRKKQVAGLKNKIQKFSKGDFHNAHPDVIFQETNLVMIIGEGEVYRGSFSVKSQTEGNIRGLIYPSSFRVHFKDQGFEGNPARVEFTYDGRGLRPGHVEEGKFTVVCNGGEYELSFTAIIEKPYVMTSYGKVQSTDDFRKLAIKDYSEAGRLFRSREFYEILKYENERIFYLYDNMRKWSLGEQAMEEFLVGIKQKECIFLTLPGEGMLFEDIEESTKGTLTLMKNTWGFMPIKVEAEGRFIKVLRPELSTEDFVGNTYEVEYLVRPEELHGGRNFGALKFITPYETLIYEIEVLQNQDYDEDHRMKELLEAQILKGYVGYVAGRVELNNWVESAIEKMAALRKMDPQSETLQLLQAHIYVAGNKIEEAKWILENYNYNRFAIGKDPVTNCYYLYLTALIRGKGSHIDRVLDEIGKTYMRHQDSWPLLSMIINLDPRYRNPYKKIEVLEQQFSFEIHEVLFYLAAYECYQEKPTLLKKLGKFEIQVLNFASKYRLMTKELALYVANFASQQKNYSDAMFRILERIYKMYSETMILNTICTLLIKGNKTQQRYFEWYKRAVDAELKIAQLYEYYMVTIEEERVRGPLPKSIFLYFMHGNTLDYKKAAFLYANLITYEEEGSDLYLSYREQMVAFTWEQLEKRHITESLKILYKRFLREDEMTSERMEALHDICFAYEITTRVRNMNCVLVIEKDGNVRQRIPYDEEDGAVIFLYDKESRVVWESLEGRHYTDSIAYETKRLFYEPRFLDMYKKYAAHAGIWKHEEQKREATFDSIRELGTDAFDEKDIFRLCSKRIREDNYEEDEFLSFLCFELFKKEQYDKVTLTYLANYYCGATSDMKRLWKVLREYGIASNKVGERIITQMVFSEDMFMEEDIFEDYYLSDSVYFRLKQAYLAYVSREFVLKGRETGRIVFDIIIHECEKKEELPDICKIALLKYFSARDYTVDEEPVLHEVLREMCEKQLVFPCYLNFKEAWLRENQLYDKAMIEYHAKPGSRVELHYKLKQGRKEELGYHMEVMTPAYENIYVKQFILYADESISYYFKETADKERITTEKKTLSNERKTAGTGKFGRLNEMSAMSPASRKKAMLLYREEEIMAEEIYKLY; encoded by the coding sequence ATGCAACGAAAGAAGCAGGTGGCAGGCTTGAAAAACAAAATTCAGAAATTTTCTAAGGGTGACTTCCATAATGCACATCCCGATGTGATCTTTCAGGAAACCAATCTCGTAATGATCATCGGAGAGGGGGAGGTGTACAGGGGAAGTTTTTCTGTGAAAAGCCAGACAGAGGGGAATATACGGGGGTTGATATACCCGTCTTCTTTTCGTGTACATTTTAAAGACCAGGGATTTGAGGGGAATCCTGCGAGGGTAGAATTTACCTACGACGGCAGAGGCCTGCGTCCCGGTCATGTGGAAGAGGGAAAATTTACGGTTGTGTGCAACGGGGGGGAGTACGAGCTGTCCTTCACAGCGATCATCGAGAAGCCGTATGTGATGACTTCCTATGGAAAAGTACAGAGTACAGACGATTTCAGAAAACTGGCGATCAAAGATTATTCAGAGGCGGGGCGGCTGTTCCGCTCCAGAGAATTCTATGAGATATTAAAATATGAAAACGAGCGCATCTTTTACCTCTACGATAATATGAGAAAATGGTCTCTCGGCGAGCAGGCGATGGAAGAGTTCCTTGTGGGCATCAAGCAGAAAGAATGCATCTTCCTCACACTTCCGGGGGAAGGCATGCTGTTTGAGGATATCGAGGAGTCGACGAAAGGGACCCTTACGCTCATGAAGAATACGTGGGGGTTCATGCCGATCAAAGTTGAGGCGGAGGGGCGGTTTATCAAAGTGCTCCGGCCGGAGCTGAGCACCGAAGATTTTGTCGGAAATACGTATGAGGTGGAGTATCTCGTGAGGCCGGAAGAACTGCACGGCGGAAGAAACTTCGGGGCATTGAAGTTCATCACCCCGTATGAGACGCTGATCTATGAGATAGAAGTGCTTCAGAATCAGGATTATGACGAAGACCATCGAATGAAGGAGCTGCTGGAGGCTCAGATTCTGAAAGGTTATGTCGGCTATGTGGCCGGGCGGGTAGAGCTGAACAACTGGGTGGAGAGCGCGATTGAGAAGATGGCGGCCCTCCGCAAGATGGATCCGCAGAGTGAGACGCTTCAGCTTCTCCAGGCCCATATATATGTAGCCGGCAATAAGATAGAAGAGGCCAAGTGGATACTTGAGAATTACAATTACAACCGGTTTGCCATAGGGAAGGATCCCGTGACAAACTGTTATTACCTGTATCTGACCGCTCTCATCCGGGGGAAGGGCAGCCATATAGACAGAGTCCTTGACGAGATAGGCAAGACTTACATGCGCCATCAGGATTCATGGCCGCTGCTCAGCATGATAATCAATCTGGATCCGAGATACCGCAATCCATATAAGAAAATAGAGGTGCTTGAGCAGCAGTTCAGTTTTGAGATACATGAAGTGCTTTTTTATCTTGCGGCGTATGAATGCTATCAGGAAAAACCGACGCTGCTGAAAAAACTCGGAAAATTTGAGATCCAGGTGCTTAACTTTGCCTCCAAATACAGGCTGATGACGAAGGAGCTGGCGCTGTACGTCGCCAATTTTGCCAGCCAGCAGAAAAATTACAGCGACGCTATGTTCCGGATCCTGGAACGCATCTACAAGATGTACAGTGAGACGATGATACTGAATACGATCTGCACGCTGCTGATCAAGGGAAATAAGACCCAGCAGCGCTATTTTGAGTGGTATAAGCGCGCGGTGGACGCAGAACTTAAAATAGCGCAGCTTTATGAGTATTATATGGTGACGATAGAGGAAGAGCGGGTGAGAGGCCCGCTGCCGAAATCCATATTTCTGTACTTTATGCACGGCAATACGCTGGATTACAAGAAAGCCGCATTTCTGTATGCCAACCTGATCACATATGAAGAAGAAGGCAGCGACCTGTATCTGAGTTACAGAGAACAGATGGTGGCTTTTACATGGGAACAGCTGGAAAAGCGCCATATTACAGAATCGCTGAAGATTTTGTACAAGAGGTTCCTCCGGGAAGATGAGATGACTTCAGAGCGCATGGAGGCGCTGCACGACATCTGCTTTGCCTATGAGATCACGACAAGAGTGCGCAATATGAACTGTGTTCTTGTCATTGAGAAGGACGGAAACGTCAGGCAGAGGATCCCTTACGACGAGGAGGACGGCGCGGTCATCTTTCTGTATGACAAGGAGTCGAGAGTTGTGTGGGAGTCTCTGGAGGGAAGACATTATACGGATTCTATCGCTTATGAGACGAAGCGTCTGTTCTACGAGCCGCGTTTCCTTGACATGTACAAAAAATACGCGGCCCACGCCGGTATATGGAAGCATGAAGAGCAGAAACGGGAGGCCACCTTTGACAGTATACGGGAGCTTGGGACGGATGCATTTGACGAAAAGGATATCTTCCGCCTCTGCAGCAAAAGGATAAGAGAAGACAACTATGAGGAAGATGAGTTTTTAAGCTTCCTCTGTTTTGAACTTTTTAAGAAGGAGCAGTATGACAAAGTAACGCTGACATATCTTGCCAACTATTACTGCGGGGCGACTTCGGATATGAAGCGTCTCTGGAAGGTGCTGAGAGAATATGGGATCGCGTCCAACAAAGTCGGCGAACGTATTATCACCCAGATGGTCTTCTCCGAGGATATGTTCATGGAGGAAGATATATTTGAGGACTATTATCTGTCCGACAGCGTATATTTCCGTCTTAAGCAGGCGTATCTGGCCTATGTTTCCAGAGAGTTTGTGCTGAAAGGCAGAGAGACGGGCAGGATCGTGTTTGACATTATCATCCACGAGTGTGAGAAGAAGGAAGAACTGCCGGATATATGTAAAATAGCCCTTTTAAAATATTTCTCCGCGCGGGATTATACGGTGGACGAAGAGCCGGTACTCCACGAAGTCCTGCGGGAAATGTGTGAGAAACAGCTCGTATTCCCATGTTATCTGAACTTTAAGGAGGCGTGGCTCAGAGAGAACCAGCTCTATGACAAGGCTATGATCGAGTACCACGCAAAGCCGGGCAGCAGGGTGGAGCTCCATTACAAGCTGAAGCAGGGCAGAAAAGAAGAACTGGGATACCACATGGAAGTGATGACGCCGGCATATGAGAACATATATGTAAAGCAGTTTATCCTGTATGCAGACGAGAGTATCAGTTATTACTTTAAAGAGACAGCTGACAAAGAGCGTATTACGACGGAGAAAAAGACGCTTTCCAATGAAAGAAAGACCGCCGGCACGGGAAAGTTCGGCAGGCTGAATGAGATGTCCGCCATGAGTCCTGCAAGCAGGAAAAAGGCCATGCTTCTGTACAGGGAGGAAGAGATCATGGCGGAAGAAATATATAAATTATACTAG
- a CDS encoding DUF5716 family protein, which yields MNKGSMLGYDLNEKSCQISYYDETKDEPVTMEVAVDNYQIPLMLGYFKDRWVYGKEAKRLATVNEGCTVTDLFNRAVRQEKVRVGAKTHDAVWLLAKFISLSLEEFDEITYITFSVPENNIDMTKMLKGIGRHLGIEKGHICVQDYKESFCHYMFYQPKELWQYESALFYCDAREIKAYMLRRLNAVAGRGNEMFVTVDEVASAQMKELEAIYPVLNVDKAKDADGRFKTFIQSVFEKKVVSSVYLTGEGFENNWYPNSLKVLCNGRRAFLGNNLYSKGACYTSIRRCRDYDEGPVYLDETKMTEQICLRMRVDGQEGWYPIVSWGTHWYEADGQWEVILEDTSDVEIHIETLAAGDLQVETVQLDGLPERKDYSLRLQIETMFLDERTCKLRLKDIGFGEFYPSSGFQVEKEIHLGGINGQFNSMS from the coding sequence ATGAACAAGGGGAGTATGCTCGGTTATGATCTGAACGAGAAGAGCTGTCAGATAAGTTATTATGATGAGACAAAAGATGAGCCGGTGACGATGGAAGTCGCGGTGGATAATTACCAGATTCCTCTCATGCTTGGATATTTTAAGGACCGCTGGGTTTACGGCAAAGAGGCAAAGAGACTGGCGACGGTCAATGAGGGGTGCACGGTCACAGATCTTTTCAACCGGGCGGTCAGACAGGAAAAAGTCCGGGTCGGGGCGAAGACGCACGACGCGGTCTGGCTTCTGGCCAAGTTTATAAGCCTGTCGCTTGAGGAATTTGACGAGATCACGTATATCACTTTCTCAGTCCCTGAGAATAATATCGATATGACGAAGATGCTGAAGGGGATCGGAAGACATCTCGGAATAGAGAAGGGCCATATCTGCGTTCAGGATTATAAGGAAAGCTTCTGTCACTATATGTTCTATCAGCCGAAAGAACTGTGGCAGTATGAGTCGGCGCTTTTTTACTGTGATGCCCGTGAGATCAAGGCATACATGCTGCGCAGACTCAACGCGGTCGCCGGCCGGGGGAATGAAATGTTCGTCACGGTCGATGAAGTGGCAAGCGCTCAGATGAAAGAGCTGGAAGCTATTTATCCGGTGCTGAATGTGGATAAGGCAAAGGACGCGGACGGCAGGTTCAAGACTTTCATACAGAGTGTCTTTGAGAAGAAGGTCGTCTCGTCTGTTTACCTGACCGGGGAAGGATTTGAGAACAATTGGTATCCAAACTCGCTGAAGGTACTCTGCAACGGCAGAAGGGCATTTCTCGGAAATAATCTTTACAGCAAGGGAGCCTGCTATACATCCATCCGCAGATGCCGGGATTACGATGAAGGTCCTGTCTATCTGGACGAGACGAAGATGACCGAGCAGATATGCCTGCGCATGCGGGTGGACGGACAGGAAGGCTGGTATCCGATCGTCTCATGGGGAACGCACTGGTATGAGGCGGACGGACAGTGGGAAGTGATACTGGAAGATACGTCGGACGTTGAGATACATATCGAGACGCTGGCGGCAGGGGATCTCCAGGTGGAAACGGTACAGCTTGACGGTCTGCCGGAGAGGAAGGACTACTCTCTGCGTCTTCAGATCGAGACGATGTTTCTCGATGAGAGAACGTGTAAACTCAGGCTTAAAGATATCGGATTCGGTGAATTCTATCCGTCTTCCGGCTTTCAGGTGGAGAAGGAGATACATTTAGGAGGAATCAATGGGCAGTTTAATTCTATGTCATAA
- a CDS encoding tetratricopeptide repeat protein, with protein MGSLILCHKKKAKQPYEITRIHIRIYTIEELCYYICNNLYLIDYTIMNTQLCDWIEQELELKALAERLRQEITQSCSAEQFVLTILKESTIYGQADINKIQSILEQLQNQNEVEREKYKADSLLKSGEYASAILVYQAIVSREWDDSLDKAFYGRIYGCLGTAYGRLFLYEEAAKMYQEAYRLCEEPQMLKAYIYSCYRGMQDEKFVKMMSGNPAYLSTASLLKEDVKRIRREIDMDISKEQLDQWKKEYRRIDKNHGIC; from the coding sequence ATGGGCAGTTTAATTCTATGTCATAAGAAAAAAGCAAAACAGCCATACGAGATCACGAGGATCCATATACGTATATACACGATAGAAGAGCTGTGCTATTACATCTGCAACAACCTCTACCTGATAGATTACACGATCATGAACACCCAGCTCTGCGACTGGATAGAGCAGGAGCTTGAGCTTAAAGCGCTGGCGGAGAGACTGAGGCAGGAGATCACGCAGAGCTGTTCCGCGGAACAGTTTGTGCTGACCATTCTCAAGGAGTCCACCATATACGGGCAGGCGGATATCAACAAGATACAGAGTATACTGGAACAGCTGCAGAACCAGAATGAAGTGGAGCGGGAGAAATATAAGGCGGACAGTCTTCTAAAGAGCGGGGAGTACGCTTCTGCAATCCTCGTGTATCAGGCGATCGTGAGCAGGGAGTGGGACGATTCACTGGACAAGGCTTTTTACGGGCGTATCTATGGCTGTCTCGGTACGGCATACGGGCGTCTGTTCTTATATGAGGAAGCGGCAAAGATGTATCAGGAGGCTTACCGTCTCTGTGAGGAGCCGCAGATGCTGAAAGCATATATTTACAGCTGCTACAGAGGCATGCAGGATGAGAAGTTCGTAAAGATGATGTCGGGCAATCCGGCGTATTTAAGCACGGCGTCTCTGCTGAAGGAAGATGTGAAGAGAATACGCAGGGAGATCGACATGGATATCAGCAAAGAGCAGCTGGACCAGTGGAAAAAAGAGTACCGCAGGATTGACAAGAATCACGGAATATGCTAA
- a CDS encoding amino acid ABC transporter substrate-binding protein, which produces MKRKLAVLLVLVMVAGMTAAGCGNKEDKKADAKTDSKEEKADNDDGTFVVGFDAAFPPYGYKDDNGEYVGFDLDLAQEVCDRNGWKLKKQPIDWDSKDMELSSGTIDCIWNGFTMNGREDKYTWSDPYVDNSQVIVVPEDSDIKEFKDLAGKMVEVQADSSALHTLESDDKEEGGQAELAATFGALNQVADYNTAFMDLESGACEAIAMDVGVANYQIDSRGGGFRLLDEKLSTEQYGIGFKKGNEELRDTVQKTLNEMAEDGTLDKIVEKWADGGISADAVCLGKQAE; this is translated from the coding sequence ATGAAAAGAAAATTAGCAGTATTACTCGTTCTTGTAATGGTTGCGGGAATGACGGCAGCGGGATGCGGAAATAAAGAAGATAAGAAAGCTGACGCTAAGACAGACAGCAAAGAAGAAAAAGCAGACAATGACGACGGCACGTTTGTCGTGGGATTTGACGCTGCATTTCCGCCGTACGGCTACAAGGACGACAACGGGGAATATGTGGGATTTGATCTTGACCTTGCGCAGGAAGTGTGCGACAGAAACGGCTGGAAGCTTAAAAAGCAGCCGATAGACTGGGATTCAAAAGATATGGAGCTGAGTTCAGGAACGATCGACTGTATCTGGAACGGATTTACGATGAACGGAAGAGAAGACAAATATACATGGTCAGACCCGTATGTAGATAACAGCCAGGTGATCGTTGTCCCGGAGGACTCCGACATAAAGGAATTTAAAGACCTGGCCGGGAAGATGGTGGAAGTGCAGGCCGATTCTTCCGCGCTGCATACACTTGAGAGTGATGACAAAGAAGAGGGCGGACAGGCGGAACTGGCTGCCACATTCGGAGCGTTAAACCAGGTGGCGGATTATAATACAGCGTTCATGGACCTGGAGTCAGGGGCATGTGAGGCGATCGCCATGGACGTAGGAGTTGCCAATTACCAGATCGACAGCAGAGGCGGCGGGTTCCGCCTGCTCGATGAGAAACTTTCCACAGAGCAGTACGGGATCGGATTCAAAAAAGGAAATGAAGAGCTGCGTGATACGGTACAGAAGACGCTGAATGAGATGGCAGAGGACGGCACTTTGGACAAGATCGTTGAAAAGTGGGCCGACGGCGGCATCAGCGCAGATGCGGTCTGCCTCGGAAAACAGGCCGAATAG
- a CDS encoding amino acid ABC transporter permease: MNMALILKQLAGGMVVSIEIFAATLIFSLPLGLIVSFGRMSRIKPVQWITKLYISIMRGTPLMLQLMVVYYGPYYLFGMRISATYRMTAVLIGFAINYAAYFAEIYRGGIESISEGQYEAARVLGYTRPQTFFRIILPQVMKRILPSVTNEVITLVKDTSLAFVVAVPEMFTTAKQIAAAQTSMTAFVAAGIFYYVFNLVVAVVMEAIENKLNYYR, from the coding sequence ATGAATATGGCTTTGATTCTAAAACAGCTGGCCGGAGGTATGGTCGTATCGATAGAGATATTTGCGGCAACGCTGATTTTTTCGCTTCCGCTCGGGCTGATCGTGTCGTTCGGAAGAATGTCCAGGATTAAGCCCGTACAGTGGATCACGAAGCTGTACATATCGATCATGCGAGGTACGCCGCTTATGCTCCAGCTGATGGTAGTATATTACGGACCTTATTATTTGTTCGGGATGCGGATATCGGCAACGTACCGTATGACGGCGGTGCTGATCGGATTTGCGATAAATTACGCCGCGTATTTCGCGGAGATATACAGGGGCGGTATAGAGTCCATATCAGAAGGACAGTATGAGGCGGCCCGGGTGCTCGGTTATACAAGGCCCCAGACATTTTTCCGGATCATACTTCCGCAGGTGATGAAGCGGATCCTTCCGTCAGTCACAAACGAAGTGATCACGCTTGTAAAAGATACCTCTCTGGCGTTTGTCGTAGCGGTGCCGGAGATGTTCACGACCGCGAAACAGATTGCCGCGGCCCAGACGTCCATGACGGCATTCGTGGCGGCTGGTATCTTTTATTACGTGTTTAATCTGGTCGTGGCTGTTGTGATGGAAGCGATAGAAAACAAATTAAACTATTACCGTTAG
- a CDS encoding amino acid ABC transporter ATP-binding protein, protein MSLLEMHNIKKSFGETEVLKDISLTVEKGEVLGIIGPSGSGKSTLLRCATNLETPDSGEIRYEGTFGLVFQNFNLFPHYSVMKNIIDAPLKVQKRKKEEVIEEARMLLAKMGLHGKEDAYPYQLSGGQQQRVSIARALAMNPDILFFDEPTSALDPELTGEILKVIKDLAAEHMTMVIVTHEMNFAKNVSDHIIFMDNGYIAEQGTPEEVFGSSNERMQEFLGKFGQNL, encoded by the coding sequence ATGAGTCTGTTGGAGATGCACAATATCAAGAAAAGTTTTGGCGAGACAGAGGTTCTGAAGGATATATCCCTCACGGTGGAAAAAGGAGAGGTTCTTGGCATTATCGGGCCGTCCGGCTCCGGGAAATCAACGCTTCTTCGGTGCGCCACTAACCTGGAGACTCCGGATTCGGGAGAGATACGGTACGAGGGCACCTTTGGCCTTGTATTCCAGAATTTTAATCTGTTTCCACATTATTCTGTTATGAAGAATATCATAGACGCGCCGCTCAAGGTGCAGAAACGGAAAAAAGAAGAGGTCATAGAAGAGGCCCGTATGCTGCTGGCAAAGATGGGGCTTCACGGCAAGGAGGATGCCTATCCGTACCAGTTGTCCGGCGGGCAGCAGCAGCGGGTATCCATCGCAAGAGCGCTCGCCATGAACCCGGACATCCTGTTTTTTGATGAGCCTACGTCCGCCCTCGATCCTGAACTTACAGGGGAGATCCTGAAAGTGATCAAAGACCTGGCTGCGGAACATATGACGATGGTCATCGTGACCCACGAGATGAACTTTGCAAAGAATGTATCGGACCATATTATATTTATGGATAACGGTTATATTGCGGAACAGGGCACCCCGGAGGAAGTCTTTGGATCATCCAACGAAAGAATGCAGGAGTTTCTCGGGAAATTTGGGCAAAACTTATAA
- the purC gene encoding phosphoribosylaminoimidazolesuccinocarboxamide synthase codes for MQKLEQLYEGKAKKVFKTEDPDIVIVDYKDDATAFNGEKKGTIVGKGVINNRMTNYIFQVLEKEGVPTHFVEELSDRETAVKRVEIVPLEVIVRNVAAGSFSKRLGIEEGTNLLAPTLEFSYKDDDLGDPLINDYMAIAIGASTREEIEKITEYTFKVNEVLKKFFAEAGIELIDFKIEFGRFHGDVILADEISPDTCRLWDINTHEKLDKDRFRRDMGNVEDAYQEVFRRIGIK; via the coding sequence ATGCAGAAATTAGAACAGTTATATGAAGGAAAAGCGAAAAAAGTCTTTAAGACAGAAGACCCGGATATTGTAATTGTAGACTATAAAGATGATGCCACGGCATTTAATGGAGAAAAAAAGGGAACAATCGTAGGGAAGGGTGTCATCAACAACCGTATGACAAACTATATTTTCCAGGTTCTTGAAAAAGAAGGAGTACCGACGCACTTTGTAGAAGAGCTGAGCGACAGAGAGACGGCAGTCAAAAGAGTGGAGATCGTTCCGCTTGAAGTGATCGTCCGCAATGTTGCAGCAGGAAGCTTTTCCAAGAGACTTGGAATTGAAGAGGGAACAAACTTACTGGCACCTACTCTTGAATTCAGCTATAAAGACGACGACCTCGGCGATCCGCTCATCAATGATTACATGGCGATCGCCATCGGCGCGTCCACAAGAGAAGAGATTGAAAAGATCACAGAATATACATTTAAAGTAAATGAAGTGCTCAAGAAATTCTTTGCGGAAGCAGGAATTGAGCTGATCGACTTTAAGATCGAATTCGGAAGATTCCACGGAGACGTCATCCTGGCAGACGAGATCTCTCCGGATACGTGCCGTCTGTGGGATATCAATACACATGAGAAGCTGGACAAGGACCGTTTCCGCAGGGATATGGGCAATGTGGAGGACGCGTATCAGGAAGTGTTCAGGAGAATCGGCATAAAATAG
- the purF gene encoding amidophosphoribosyltransferase — protein MNQFEQVTTGMGEECGVFGAYDMDGGNVAPTVYYGLFALQHRGQESCGIAVTDTYGERKVRSKKGLGLVNDVFDGESLEELKGNLGVGHVRYSTAGGSRAENAMPLVINYVKGTLVIAHNGNLTNAIELRRELEYTGAIFQTTIDSEVIAYHIARERLNVGKAEDAVKNAMKKIRGAYALVVSSPRKMIGARDPFGLKPLCIGKRDNTYILASESCALSAVGADFVRDVEPGEIVSFTKNGIESDRSMAIPADKQARCIFEYIYFARTDSTLDGVNVYHARITAGRALAKSYPVEADLVVGVPDSGLVAAKGYSEESGIPYGMAFHKNSYVGRTFIKPSQSERESSVKIKLNVIEEVVRGKRIVMVDDSIVRGTTCANIIKMLKKAGALEVHVRISSPPFLYPCYFGTDVPSNEQLIAHAHTPKEIQKMIGADSLGYMEIDRLKEMVGDLGYCDACFTGNYPMEVPGRDVSQAFE, from the coding sequence ATGAACCAGTTTGAACAGGTCACAACAGGAATGGGAGAAGAATGTGGTGTATTTGGAGCCTATGATATGGATGGGGGCAATGTGGCCCCCACCGTATATTATGGGCTTTTTGCATTACAGCACCGCGGGCAGGAAAGCTGCGGCATCGCGGTGACGGACACATATGGAGAACGGAAAGTACGCTCGAAAAAAGGACTCGGTCTTGTCAACGATGTATTTGACGGGGAGTCTCTTGAGGAACTGAAAGGGAATCTCGGAGTAGGACATGTCCGCTATTCTACAGCAGGGGGCTCCAGGGCGGAGAATGCCATGCCTCTTGTCATAAACTATGTGAAAGGGACGCTGGTGATCGCCCACAACGGAAATCTGACGAACGCGATCGAGCTCAGACGGGAACTGGAATACACGGGCGCCATCTTCCAGACGACCATCGACTCGGAAGTGATCGCCTACCATATCGCCAGAGAGCGCCTGAACGTAGGAAAGGCAGAGGATGCCGTAAAGAATGCGATGAAAAAGATCAGAGGGGCATACGCGCTTGTCGTCAGCTCTCCGAGAAAGATGATAGGGGCGCGAGATCCGTTTGGGCTGAAGCCGCTCTGTATCGGAAAGCGGGACAATACGTATATACTGGCGTCGGAAAGCTGCGCGCTCTCAGCGGTCGGCGCGGACTTTGTGCGCGACGTCGAACCGGGAGAGATCGTCTCTTTTACGAAGAACGGGATAGAGTCCGACCGGAGCATGGCGATTCCCGCGGATAAACAGGCCAGGTGTATCTTTGAATATATTTATTTTGCAAGAACCGACAGTACGCTGGACGGAGTAAATGTATACCATGCGCGCATCACCGCAGGCAGGGCGCTGGCAAAATCCTACCCGGTCGAAGCGGATCTGGTCGTCGGCGTGCCGGATTCTGGTCTCGTGGCGGCAAAGGGGTATTCGGAAGAGTCCGGGATCCCATACGGCATGGCGTTCCACAAGAACAGCTACGTGGGCCGTACCTTTATCAAACCGAGTCAGAGCGAGCGGGAGTCAAGCGTGAAGATCAAGCTCAATGTCATCGAGGAAGTGGTCCGGGGCAAACGTATTGTGATGGTGGACGATTCCATCGTGCGGGGCACGACCTGTGCCAATATCATTAAGATGCTGAAAAAGGCAGGCGCGTTGGAGGTTCATGTCAGAATAAGCTCGCCGCCGTTTCTGTATCCGTGTTATTTTGGCACCGATGTGCCGTCCAATGAGCAGCTGATCGCCCATGCGCACACACCCAAAGAGATACAGAAAATGATAGGGGCCGACTCTCTTGGATATATGGAGATCGACAGGCTGAAAGAAATGGTGGGAGATCTCGGGTACTGTGACGCGTGCTTTACCGGGAATTATCCGATGGAAGTGCCGGGCAGGGATGTGTCGCAGGCCTTTGAATAG